ATGCTTCCACTCGCCGCCCCAAGGATCAGGCGTGTTTCCGGGGCATAAATCGGAAAGCCTCCCCCCTCCGGTTCGTAACGCACTCGCAGGCGGATATGGGTCACATCCGGACGATACGTCGGCCAAGGGAGGAAGATCACGTAGCATTCTCCGAAGCGTTCATCGAGGGTTCGGAGGTTTTTCAGTACATCCTTTTTGAACTCCCATCGTTCCGGCGTCAGAGGAGGGACTCCAGGAGGCCGTGGAGTTTCGTCGATCAAGTCCACGATAAGGTTCCCGTTGGCAACCGCCGGTTTCGCCTCGGCGGTGTAAAGGAACACTTGGCCGGCGAGACCGGGTTGCATAGCACCACCGGCCGCGGGATTTGGCAGATACTCGATCTTATTCCGCCAAGCGGTAGCCACCTCTGCCACCGGCTGGGCTTTTTCTCGGCCCAAGAGTTTACTCACGCCAGACCAGGGTTTGCTGCTCCTGTGGACAGGAGTGGTAGGGACTGTGGGGTCTAAGGCGCTGCCCGCGCTTTGGCTTGTCGAGAAATTGCCGGCGGGTTGAATGGGAGCCGATGGTGGCGTTGGAGCCGCTATCGGGGGCACCCGGTGGTCGTTGGTCTTCCAGCTCTCTAAGGTGGTACAACCTGTGGCTAACCCAACCCACGCAGGAAGAACACACCACCGGATCAGTGGCCGAACGGATTCCATAGGCGACCCTCCTTGGTCCCGAAGAGGCGGCGTCGTGCTGGTTCTGCCGCAGATACAGTTGGCGGTGCAGCCCCAGCGGCGGCTCCTGGGGCTGGCTCCACCGCCGGAGGCAGCACCAATTGATACGGTTTTCCGGGCACCGGCATAACTCTGGACTGTGGGGGTGCTGCTACTTCTCCATTGCTATTTGCGGGATAACTCGGAGTGGCAGGGATTGCAGTGGGGGCAGAGGCATTCGTTGGGGGGGCGTTCCCAAGGGGCATACCCGTGGTGATCGTGGGCACAGTGACAGGCACTGCGAGAGTCGGCCCCGGCAGTTGGGGAACGGCAGGGAGGGGCGTCGGCGGCGGCAACAGAGCCTCTGGCTGAATCGTTGGTGTGGCGGGCTTAGTGGGCGTCGTTGAAGTGGAAGGTGAGGGAGCCGGAGAGGGAACCGGTGTCGGGGAAGGCAGAGGTTGAGTTCCTGGGGCGGGGTTTGCAGGGCTGGGATTTTCTGGCGCTGTCGGCACCACCCGTGCCCCCTGCATAGCGGGACCGATAATGTCCGTGCCATGTCCATGTATGCGCTCAATATCTTGAACGCACCAGTTCATGCGTGCCGCTTCCTCCGCCAGCAGGCGGGCCTGGTCGGCTTCGTTGCGGACGATGTGGGGCGTCATGATGATGAGCACTTCGCGCCGCTGAACCTGATGTTGCCGGTAGCGGAACAAAGCCCCCACATAGGGGATGTCCTTGAGGAAGGGTAAACCATTTTCGATGCGGCTGTCCTGCTTGGTGATCAGCCCGCCGAGCACAATCGTTTCGCCATCGGCAGCCACGACTGTCGTTTGGACCGTCTGAATGTTGAAGGCTGGAGCCTGCAAGCCGCCGCCGAGACTGATCAGGTTCGGGCTGACACTGGAGACCTGCGGCTCGATCCGCATGATAATTTTGCCGTCCGGCGAAATGCGCGGGGTCACGCGCATGACCACGCCCACTTGGCGATAGGTGATGCCTTGCTGAGTCGTCAGGCCGGTGACGTTGACGTTGGTGGGCACCGGAAAATCCTGGCCCACCTGGATGAAGCCGACCTGGTTGTCCATGACTTGCACTTGGGGCCGGCTCAAGATTTCCACCCGGCCCTGGGCTTGCAAGGCTCGCAACACCACGTTTAGCGACTGGTTGGAGGCCGTGAAGATGAAGCCGCCGAACGACTGGGACCCAATCCGGCCAACACCCAAATTCGACAGTCCCTGGAAACCCACGATGCCCGGTCCAGCAATGCCAGTTCCGAGGGGAGCAGTGGTGTTGAAGTTGAAGCCCGGCGTGCTCGGACCGCGCTGGAAGAGCACGGGGCTTTGCAAACCGGCTTCGATTCCAAATTCCATTGCGTTGTTCAGTTGCACATCCGCGATCATGACTTGGATCATGACCTGGGGCGGCTGGGCATCCAAGCGTTCGATGATCCGCTTGATATCCTTGAACAGCCGCGGCGTGGCGCTGACCAGCAGCGTGTTGGAGACAGGTTCAGCGACGAGAACCACGTCGCGTTGCAGGCGTTGGTAGGCGTCCAGGAAACTGCCGCCGCTGGTGGGCGTGGTGGCCGTCAGAACGTTGAGCGAGTCCACGATGAACTGATTGACCGCATTTTGCACGTCGGCAGCAGCGGTGTTCTTGAGCTTGTAAACCTCGTAGTAGCGCTCCTCAGTCTCAGTGTCTTCGAGCCGAGCGATGAGAGCTTCGATGAGGTCCATGTCGGTGCGCGAGCCGGCCACGATCAGCGAATTGGTGCGGTCATCGACGGTGAGGCGCAGGTCCACGAGCAAGGCGCCTTCCGCCACTTCTCCAGTGGGTGTGAGCAAGGGGCGGGGTTGGCCCGCTTGGAGCGCTCCTGCCGCACCGATGCCGCCCAAGCCGCCTAGCCCTCCAACGCCCACTTGCTGCTGCCCCGTGAACAACTGCCGGATCAGGTTAGCCATCAGCGAGGCTTGGGCCTTCTTCAACTGAAATACCTTGACGATCGATCGGGCCGCCGAGACCGTATCCAGCTCTTCGATCAACTTTTCGATCAAAGTCATCGTCTTGGCTGGAGCCGTAACGATGATGGCGTTGATTCGTGTGGAGGGAATAAGATGCACATCGCTGAGCAGGCCGCTTTCAGCGACCAGCTTGCCATCCACGCTGGAGTACAAGCGCAGAGTGTGGCTTTTAGTCACCAGCCCGCCGCCGATCGCCGTGCCCACGGTGGGGACAAAGGTTTGCACCAAAGCTCCTTCCTGCTGGAGAGCGGCACCGCCGGGCTGCAGTGCAGCGAGTCCCGCACCGGGTTGCTGGGCTCCCAGGCCGCCCAGGCCGCCCAGGCCGCCCAGTCCGGCGGCTCCGCCGACTCCTCCGACCCCCAGCCCGCCTGCGGCACCACCCAAGCCTCCTAACGCCCCCAAACCTCCGAGGGCGCCAAGCCCCCCGACTCCCCCAATACCTGTCGTCAAACCTGCTGTGCCCCCAGCAGCGGGTGCGACCGGCTGTTGGAACTGCGCTTGTACCAGCGGGTTGACCACATTGACGTTCAGCGCGTTACTGAGAACTTGGGCAATTTCCGAAGCGATACCGTTGCGGATGCGAATGACCCGCACTTCCTGAATCGCCTGGGACTCGGAGGTGTCCAGGTCTTGAATGAGGCGTTCGATATCCTCCAAGTCCGCCCGCGGACCTTGCACATATACGGTATTAGTGGGAATGTCGAAGGTGACACGGAACTGGTTTTGTGTGATGGGGTCGCCGGGAAAGCGGGCGTTCCAGAACTGTTGCAATTGCAGAGCCACAATCTGAGCGGAAGCCTTCTTGAGACGGAAAGCGCGAGGGAAGACGGTGTCAGCATTCGGTCGGTCGATCCGGCGGATCTCCCGCAGAATGTCATTGAAGCGGGCCTGCGGAGCAGCCACCAGGATCGAGTTGAATCGGGGCAAGGCTAGGAAATAGATGCCGCGGTTCTGTTGCGGTTGCAAACCGGCTAGGCCCGGCAATCCTGCTACTCCACCGACTCCTGCGGCAGGTTGTTGGGCCAAATAAGTACCACCGGGACCAGCGACCAACACACGGGAGAATAGCGTGGTCAGCCAGTTGGCCACCGCATTGCAGTCCTGATACTCCAACGGCACGACTTCCAACCGCGGTTGAGCGTCGCGGGAAATTTCCCGCAAGGTTTCAATCAAGTCCAGGACCAATTGCAGATCGGTGGCGTTGGTCGCCCGCAGGATGATGGCATTAAGTTCCGGCAGCGGAACAACAGTCACAGGGCCGCGGGGTGCCAGCTCTCCAGGAAGAGGCGCGGGTGGTACGGGCTGGCCGGGAGGGGATGGAGGTTGCATCGGTGGAGGTTGCATTCCTCCGGCGGCGAGGATCCCGCTAGGCCCCTGCACGCCTTGGGGTGCGGAGGCTGGTTCCGTTGCAACGGCGTGGTGAAGGGCTGAGGCAGGCCGCTCTTGTAACGTACCGCGTTGCCGGGTCTTGGGGGGGCCGTCGAGGAGGGGATCGTAAACTGGAAAGCCGGAGGCAGTGGACGCATGGCTCGCGGCTGATGAGGGTTGAGCGTTAGAGTCTGGCGAAGTGGTGCGGGATGGTTGATCGTGGGTGTTGGTGTTGAGGGCCGACGGGGCCTCCATGCCCCAGGAGTCAAAATTTCGGGGTCCCTCCTGCGGATCGGCGAGAGCCTGGCGCCCGCCACGTCCGCCTCCGCCTCGTCCTCCCCCTCCTCCGAAGCCTCCGCCGCCGAGTCCGCCTCGTCCTCCGCCGAAGCCGCCGCCCATCGCTGGAGCACCGAAGCCTCCGCCGAAGCCGCCGCCGAGGCCAGGTCCCCGTCCTCCTCCGAAGCCTCCGCCAAAGGGGGTACCGCCGAAGCCTCCGCCGAAGGGAGTACCGCCGAAGCCGCCACCGGCAAAGGGACTGCCGCCAAAACTACCGCCGGCAAACCCTCCTGGACCCCGTCCGCCGCCGAAGCCTCCCATGCCCCCGAAACCAGGCCGGCTTTGCTGGGGATTGATCCCTTGGATGGCGAGCACAGCCGCTTGGACTACATTGGGATCCAAATTCCCAAGCCGGACAAGTCGGGCTACGTCCGTGGTGCTCGTGGAAGCTCGATCGAGTTGCTCGACCAACGCCTTGATGTCCTTGAAGAGCGGCTCGGAACAATTCAGGATGAGGCTGTTGGTGCGGTCATCGACACTGACCGTCAGGGCAGGGGGCCGTTGGTTTTGCTGATTCCCTTGCGGCAGAGGAGCGAAGGGGAAGATCACGGGAGCTGTGGGTTGCCCGCCTCCCGAACTCATCGCTGAGCGGTAAACATCTCGGATGATTGTAGCCATTTCGGCGGCGTCGGCGTTTTTCACGGGAAGTATCCAGGTTTTCAAAGCCAGAGCGTCATCATCCGCTCCCCGGTCGATGTAGTTGGCTAGAAGACTTTCAATGGCCAACAGGTCCGCCGGGCTGGCTTTGACGACCACCAAGGCGTTGGAACTTTTGATGGCTACAACGCGAATGCGATTTGGGTTGGTGCCCGCGGGGGTGGAGTCACCGCCTCCGCCGCCGAAGAGGCCGCCGAGTAGGCCCAGAGGACCGCCTCCGCCGCCTAACAGGCCGCCTAATCCGCCTCGCCCTCCACCAGGACCTCCCTGTTGCCGCCGCTGCGGGCCGTTGAAGATTTCCGTGATCTCTGCGGCAGCCTCCTCCGCCGATACATTCTTGAGCTTGATCACCTTGAACAAATTCTCCGTGGGCGGAGTTCCCACCGTGTAAGTTCGCATCAAGCCCGTTAGGATGTCCAAGGCCTCGGTGTCCTCGCTTTGGATGATGATGCGATTGCCGACCACCTGAATGATGACCGGTTTCCCACTCGTTCCTTTGGGCGGTGGAGTCTCGCCCTTTTTCGGCTCCACTTGGGTGTGGACATAGCGGTAATCACCGGCGGAAGTGTTGGAAGCGGCTTCGCGTTGGGGTGCTGCTTTTGTGGAGAACCCCGGTACTCCCTGGAGGGGGTTGATCCCTCCGCCGTCATTGCCGCTCTGCCGTTGACCTGGATAGGGATTACCGCCCGGACTGGGCACGGGCGCAGGGCTGGGGTTCCTCGGCGGATTGGGAGCGTTGGGATCGACCACGATAGCCGGTTTACCCAACTGCTGGAGCGTCTTCGCTAGATGTTCCGCCAAGATCGAAGCGCTGCCGTCCGGCAGGGTGAAAGAGCGGATGCGCGGATCGAGTTGTCCGCCCGGCCGTTCGCCAAGGTCCGCCAAGATTTTCTTGACATCGTTGATTTGCGCTGGAGTTCCCTTGACGAGCAGCCCCGGAGCGACTCCGGTGGTATGGGCCTCGACCGTTGGTCCCCCCGCGGTACCGGTGCTGGGATACAACTTGGCGACAGTCGCCGCCGTCGTCGTGGGGTCCAAGATGGTCAGAGGGATAAATTCCGTCGTCACCGTGGTTTCACCACCCTGAACTAGGCTCCGCATCTTCTCCATGATGATCAGATGTTCTTCAGGTGTGGCGGAGACGATCACTTCATTCGTTTGAGCCAAGGGGTAGATGCGGAGGGTGGGATGATCCGCTTGGAGGGTCTGCGCGATCGCCTGAGCAGTACCCGGAGGTACAGGATACTTCCGCAATTCCGGATCCCGAATGACCAATGGGGGTTGGAAGGGATCGCGTGGTTTGTCGAAGTCCTCGATGATCTTCTTCGCCAATTGAATCTTTTCGGGCGGAGCGGTGATGGTCACCGAATTGGCCTTGGTGTCCACAGCGATCTGCACGGTTTTGACACGCCCAGCAGCCGGGGCGAAGGAGGAGCGGTCCGGTCCACCTCGGCGATCCCCACGTGGATCGAAGCCGCCGCCGAAGCGGGGATCGAATCCCCCCCAGCCGCCGCCGAAGCGCGGATCGAAACCCCCACTCCCGTAGCGCGGATCGTAGTAGGGGGGAGTCGTCGGAGTAGTTCCCGCGACGGTAACCTGAGCGTTATCGGACAGCAAGGTCTTCAGATGCTCGGCGACTTCCTGGGCCCGCTTGTACTTGCAGACGTGAGTGAGGATGTCTCCTTGGGACAGCTCTGTTTCCACTTTCTGTAGGGTTTCCAGGATGCGCTTGATATTCCCCGCTGTGTCTAATACCACCAGGGCGTTGAGCTTAGATAGGCTCGAAACCATGCCGAAAGGAGAAAGCAGGCGCTGAACTTCGGGAGCGGTTTCCTCCACGGACAGAGTCTTGAGGGGGATGATCACTTGGACCAGTTCCGTCCGTCCACGGGTGTGCAATTCATTCAATTCGATCCGAGGGACCCAAGAAGCATCGATCTTCTCATCCGAGGGATGGATATAGAAGCTGATTTGGCGGCGGATGAGGATAAAGCGCTGCTGGATCAGGGCTTCATTGATCAAGTCCACCACTTCGCCAATGGTGAACTTGCGATCCTTGGGAGGTTGTAAGGTGACGCTTCCCGTGGGGCGCACGGTCAGAATCGGGGTCAAACCGCTTTCTTTGGCGAACCATTCCAGCACATCGTCCCAATGAGCATTCTTGAAGTTGACCGTAATGGTACGCTCGCTGCCTGAGAAAGAGGGTTTATCGGCGGGTTTGTCTTTGTCAGCCGGCTTATCAGGGGTCTTATCTGAGGGTGAACTGGTTCCCCCATTGGCAGCCTTGCTTCCCACTTCACCCGG
This genomic interval from Thermogemmata fonticola contains the following:
- a CDS encoding secretin N-terminal domain-containing protein, whose product is MPSRLSVTGAYHGRAPFLGISHFLSGWMLAIGSLMFAANLAAQTSPPVGKPMTPPGKPGEVGSKAANGGTSSPSDKTPDKPADKDKPADKPSFSGSERTITVNFKNAHWDDVLEWFAKESGLTPILTVRPTGSVTLQPPKDRKFTIGEVVDLINEALIQQRFILIRRQISFYIHPSDEKIDASWVPRIELNELHTRGRTELVQVIIPLKTLSVEETAPEVQRLLSPFGMVSSLSKLNALVVLDTAGNIKRILETLQKVETELSQGDILTHVCKYKRAQEVAEHLKTLLSDNAQVTVAGTTPTTPPYYDPRYGSGGFDPRFGGGWGGFDPRFGGGFDPRGDRRGGPDRSSFAPAAGRVKTVQIAVDTKANSVTITAPPEKIQLAKKIIEDFDKPRDPFQPPLVIRDPELRKYPVPPGTAQAIAQTLQADHPTLRIYPLAQTNEVIVSATPEEHLIIMEKMRSLVQGGETTVTTEFIPLTILDPTTTAATVAKLYPSTGTAGGPTVEAHTTGVAPGLLVKGTPAQINDVKKILADLGERPGGQLDPRIRSFTLPDGSASILAEHLAKTLQQLGKPAIVVDPNAPNPPRNPSPAPVPSPGGNPYPGQRQSGNDGGGINPLQGVPGFSTKAAPQREAASNTSAGDYRYVHTQVEPKKGETPPPKGTSGKPVIIQVVGNRIIIQSEDTEALDILTGLMRTYTVGTPPTENLFKVIKLKNVSAEEAAAEITEIFNGPQRRQQGGPGGGRGGLGGLLGGGGGPLGLLGGLFGGGGGDSTPAGTNPNRIRVVAIKSSNALVVVKASPADLLAIESLLANYIDRGADDDALALKTWILPVKNADAAEMATIIRDVYRSAMSSGGGQPTAPVIFPFAPLPQGNQQNQRPPALTVSVDDRTNSLILNCSEPLFKDIKALVEQLDRASTSTTDVARLVRLGNLDPNVVQAAVLAIQGINPQQSRPGFGGMGGFGGGRGPGGFAGGSFGGSPFAGGGFGGTPFGGGFGGTPFGGGFGGGRGPGLGGGFGGGFGAPAMGGGFGGGRGGLGGGGFGGGGGRGGGGRGGRQALADPQEGPRNFDSWGMEAPSALNTNTHDQPSRTTSPDSNAQPSSAASHASTASGFPVYDPLLDGPPKTRQRGTLQERPASALHHAVATEPASAPQGVQGPSGILAAGGMQPPPMQPPSPPGQPVPPAPLPGELAPRGPVTVVPLPELNAIILRATNATDLQLVLDLIETLREISRDAQPRLEVVPLEYQDCNAVANWLTTLFSRVLVAGPGGTYLAQQPAAGVGGVAGLPGLAGLQPQQNRGIYFLALPRFNSILVAAPQARFNDILREIRRIDRPNADTVFPRAFRLKKASAQIVALQLQQFWNARFPGDPITQNQFRVTFDIPTNTVYVQGPRADLEDIERLIQDLDTSESQAIQEVRVIRIRNGIASEIAQVLSNALNVNVVNPLVQAQFQQPVAPAAGGTAGLTTGIGGVGGLGALGGLGALGGLGGAAGGLGVGGVGGAAGLGGLGGLGGLGAQQPGAGLAALQPGGAALQQEGALVQTFVPTVGTAIGGGLVTKSHTLRLYSSVDGKLVAESGLLSDVHLIPSTRINAIIVTAPAKTMTLIEKLIEELDTVSAARSIVKVFQLKKAQASLMANLIRQLFTGQQQVGVGGLGGLGGIGAAGALQAGQPRPLLTPTGEVAEGALLVDLRLTVDDRTNSLIVAGSRTDMDLIEALIARLEDTETEERYYEVYKLKNTAAADVQNAVNQFIVDSLNVLTATTPTSGGSFLDAYQRLQRDVVLVAEPVSNTLLVSATPRLFKDIKRIIERLDAQPPQVMIQVMIADVQLNNAMEFGIEAGLQSPVLFQRGPSTPGFNFNTTAPLGTGIAGPGIVGFQGLSNLGVGRIGSQSFGGFIFTASNQSLNVVLRALQAQGRVEILSRPQVQVMDNQVGFIQVGQDFPVPTNVNVTGLTTQQGITYRQVGVVMRVTPRISPDGKIIMRIEPQVSSVSPNLISLGGGLQAPAFNIQTVQTTVVAADGETIVLGGLITKQDSRIENGLPFLKDIPYVGALFRYRQHQVQRREVLIIMTPHIVRNEADQARLLAEEAARMNWCVQDIERIHGHGTDIIGPAMQGARVVPTAPENPSPANPAPGTQPLPSPTPVPSPAPSPSTSTTPTKPATPTIQPEALLPPPTPLPAVPQLPGPTLAVPVTVPTITTGMPLGNAPPTNASAPTAIPATPSYPANSNGEVAAPPQSRVMPVPGKPYQLVLPPAVEPAPGAAAGAAPPTVSAAEPARRRLFGTKEGRLWNPFGH